In Tachysurus fulvidraco isolate hzauxx_2018 chromosome 11, HZAU_PFXX_2.0, whole genome shotgun sequence, one DNA window encodes the following:
- the nars2 gene encoding probable asparagine--tRNA ligase, mitochondrial isoform X1: MMAVTLLWRSLVTSRLCGYVILTKRLYCSTAKRIRVRDALNSLETGSIIKVQGWVRSVRSQKHNIFLHVSDGSSLQPLQVVASSDLNTRDLTFGCAVDVIGSLEKSPSKKQSVELQADRIDVVGECNPVDFPLKIKGHHSLEYIRQFPHLRCRTNAFSSLLRIRSQATAAIHAYFRDNNYLQIHTPVITSNDCEGAGELFQVEPAGNEWNLDKENHHFFSVPAYLTVSGQLHLEVMAGAFPAVYTFGPTFRAENSQTRRHLAEFYMVEAELAFTESLNDLMKVMEGLFKTTTENLLSHCAEDVELFHKYVSPGNMEQVDLMMKRNFNVISYTEAIDILNRSSEQFTFKPEWGCDLQTEHEKYIVQHCGNVPVFVTDYPYELKPFYARDNQDQPQHTAAAVDLLVPGVGELCGGSLREERLELLRTRLEKAGLDDTYAWYLQLREFGSVPHGGFGMGFERYLQCVLGIDNIKDTIPFARFSHSCVL; this comes from the exons ATGATGGCAGTCACGTTACTGTGGAGATCACTGGTCACATCACGGCTCTGTGGTTATGTCATTCTGACTAAACGGCTTTACTGCAGCACAGCAAAGAGAATCAGGGTACGTGATGCCCTCAACAGCCTAGAGACAGGCTCCATCATCAAAGTACAG GGTTGGGTACGCTCTGTTCgatcacaaaaacacaatatctTTCTGCATGTGAGTGATGGAAGTTCTTTGCAACCACTGCAAGTAGTAGCGAGTTCAGACCTCAACACCAG AGACCTCACCTTTGGCTGCGCTGTCGATGTTATAGGAAGCTTGGAAAAGAGTCCTAGCAAAAAACAAAGCGTGGAATTACAAGCAGATCGCATTGATGTGGTTGGAGAATGTAATCCTGTG GACTTTCCACTTAAGATCAAGGGCCACCATTCCCTGGAGTACATCAGACAGTTTCCTCACCTGAGGTGCCGAACAAATGCCTTCAGTTCATTGCTCAGAATACGCAGCCAGGCAACTGCTGCCATTCACGCTTACTTCAGG GATAACAACTACCTGCAAATTCATACCCCGGTGATTACGTCAAATGACTGTGAAGGAGCAGGAGAACTCTTTCAGGTGGAA CCTGCAGGTAATGAATGGAATTTGGATAAGGAAAATCACCATTTTTTCTCCGTGCCCGCCTATCTAACTGTCTCAGGACAGCTGCATCTGGAAGTGATGGCAGG GGCTTTTCCTGCTGTTTACACATTTGGCCCAACATTTCGAGCAGAGAATTCCCAGACCAGGAGACACTTGGCTGAGTTTTACATGGTGGAGGCAGAACTCGCTTTCACTGAGTCACTGAATGACCTCATGAAG GTTATGGAGGGTTTGTTCAAGACAACCACAGAGAATCTCCTCTCTCACTGTGCAGAGGATGTGGAATTATTTCACAAATACGTCTCACCAGGAAATATG GAACAAGTGGACCTTATGATGAAAAGAAActttaatgt CATTTCCTACACAGAGGCGATTGACATTCTGAACCGTAGCTCAGAGCAATTTACCTTCAAGCCAGAG TGGGGCTGTGATCTTCAAACAGAGCATGAGAAGTACATCGTGCAGCATTGTGGAAATGTCCCAGTCTTTGTGACAGATTATCCATATGAGCTAAAGCCTTTCTACGCCAGAGACAATCAGGACCAGCCCCAGCACACA GCAGCTGCAGTAGATCTCTTGGTGCCCGGTGTGGGGGAGCTGTGTGGTGGTTCTCTCAGAGAGGAAAGACTAGAGCTGCTAAGGACTCGGCTAGAAAA GGCTGGATTAGACGACACGTATGCATG GTATCTTCAGCTGAGAGAGTTTGGTTCAGTGCCTCATGGTGGTTTTGGAATGGGCTTCGAGAGGTACTTGCAGTGTGTTTTAGGAATCGACAACATCAAGGACACTATTCCTTTCGCAAGGTTTTCACACTCCtgtgttctgtaa
- the nars2 gene encoding probable asparagine--tRNA ligase, mitochondrial isoform X2: MFLPQDLTFGCAVDVIGSLEKSPSKKQSVELQADRIDVVGECNPVDFPLKIKGHHSLEYIRQFPHLRCRTNAFSSLLRIRSQATAAIHAYFRDNNYLQIHTPVITSNDCEGAGELFQVEPAGNEWNLDKENHHFFSVPAYLTVSGQLHLEVMAGAFPAVYTFGPTFRAENSQTRRHLAEFYMVEAELAFTESLNDLMKVMEGLFKTTTENLLSHCAEDVELFHKYVSPGNMEQVDLMMKRNFNVISYTEAIDILNRSSEQFTFKPEWGCDLQTEHEKYIVQHCGNVPVFVTDYPYELKPFYARDNQDQPQHTAAAVDLLVPGVGELCGGSLREERLELLRTRLEKAGLDDTYAWYLQLREFGSVPHGGFGMGFERYLQCVLGIDNIKDTIPFARFSHSCVL, encoded by the exons ATGTTTCTACCTCA AGACCTCACCTTTGGCTGCGCTGTCGATGTTATAGGAAGCTTGGAAAAGAGTCCTAGCAAAAAACAAAGCGTGGAATTACAAGCAGATCGCATTGATGTGGTTGGAGAATGTAATCCTGTG GACTTTCCACTTAAGATCAAGGGCCACCATTCCCTGGAGTACATCAGACAGTTTCCTCACCTGAGGTGCCGAACAAATGCCTTCAGTTCATTGCTCAGAATACGCAGCCAGGCAACTGCTGCCATTCACGCTTACTTCAGG GATAACAACTACCTGCAAATTCATACCCCGGTGATTACGTCAAATGACTGTGAAGGAGCAGGAGAACTCTTTCAGGTGGAA CCTGCAGGTAATGAATGGAATTTGGATAAGGAAAATCACCATTTTTTCTCCGTGCCCGCCTATCTAACTGTCTCAGGACAGCTGCATCTGGAAGTGATGGCAGG GGCTTTTCCTGCTGTTTACACATTTGGCCCAACATTTCGAGCAGAGAATTCCCAGACCAGGAGACACTTGGCTGAGTTTTACATGGTGGAGGCAGAACTCGCTTTCACTGAGTCACTGAATGACCTCATGAAG GTTATGGAGGGTTTGTTCAAGACAACCACAGAGAATCTCCTCTCTCACTGTGCAGAGGATGTGGAATTATTTCACAAATACGTCTCACCAGGAAATATG GAACAAGTGGACCTTATGATGAAAAGAAActttaatgt CATTTCCTACACAGAGGCGATTGACATTCTGAACCGTAGCTCAGAGCAATTTACCTTCAAGCCAGAG TGGGGCTGTGATCTTCAAACAGAGCATGAGAAGTACATCGTGCAGCATTGTGGAAATGTCCCAGTCTTTGTGACAGATTATCCATATGAGCTAAAGCCTTTCTACGCCAGAGACAATCAGGACCAGCCCCAGCACACA GCAGCTGCAGTAGATCTCTTGGTGCCCGGTGTGGGGGAGCTGTGTGGTGGTTCTCTCAGAGAGGAAAGACTAGAGCTGCTAAGGACTCGGCTAGAAAA GGCTGGATTAGACGACACGTATGCATG GTATCTTCAGCTGAGAGAGTTTGGTTCAGTGCCTCATGGTGGTTTTGGAATGGGCTTCGAGAGGTACTTGCAGTGTGTTTTAGGAATCGACAACATCAAGGACACTATTCCTTTCGCAAGGTTTTCACACTCCtgtgttctgtaa
- the nars2 gene encoding probable asparagine--tRNA ligase, mitochondrial isoform X3 — protein MAGAFPAVYTFGPTFRAENSQTRRHLAEFYMVEAELAFTESLNDLMKVMEGLFKTTTENLLSHCAEDVELFHKYVSPGNMEQVDLMMKRNFNVISYTEAIDILNRSSEQFTFKPEWGCDLQTEHEKYIVQHCGNVPVFVTDYPYELKPFYARDNQDQPQHTAAAVDLLVPGVGELCGGSLREERLELLRTRLEKAGLDDTYAWYLQLREFGSVPHGGFGMGFERYLQCVLGIDNIKDTIPFARFSHSCVL, from the exons ATGGCAGG GGCTTTTCCTGCTGTTTACACATTTGGCCCAACATTTCGAGCAGAGAATTCCCAGACCAGGAGACACTTGGCTGAGTTTTACATGGTGGAGGCAGAACTCGCTTTCACTGAGTCACTGAATGACCTCATGAAG GTTATGGAGGGTTTGTTCAAGACAACCACAGAGAATCTCCTCTCTCACTGTGCAGAGGATGTGGAATTATTTCACAAATACGTCTCACCAGGAAATATG GAACAAGTGGACCTTATGATGAAAAGAAActttaatgt CATTTCCTACACAGAGGCGATTGACATTCTGAACCGTAGCTCAGAGCAATTTACCTTCAAGCCAGAG TGGGGCTGTGATCTTCAAACAGAGCATGAGAAGTACATCGTGCAGCATTGTGGAAATGTCCCAGTCTTTGTGACAGATTATCCATATGAGCTAAAGCCTTTCTACGCCAGAGACAATCAGGACCAGCCCCAGCACACA GCAGCTGCAGTAGATCTCTTGGTGCCCGGTGTGGGGGAGCTGTGTGGTGGTTCTCTCAGAGAGGAAAGACTAGAGCTGCTAAGGACTCGGCTAGAAAA GGCTGGATTAGACGACACGTATGCATG GTATCTTCAGCTGAGAGAGTTTGGTTCAGTGCCTCATGGTGGTTTTGGAATGGGCTTCGAGAGGTACTTGCAGTGTGTTTTAGGAATCGACAACATCAAGGACACTATTCCTTTCGCAAGGTTTTCACACTCCtgtgttctgtaa